The following are encoded in a window of Strigops habroptila isolate Jane chromosome 9, bStrHab1.2.pri, whole genome shotgun sequence genomic DNA:
- the FBXL22 gene encoding F-box and leucine-rich protein 22: MHITQLNRECLLHLFSFLDKNSRKSLAKTCHKLLEVFQDPVLWSLLNFHSPVELKKDNFLLGPALKYLSICWYSERVKVCNIEDWMKNNFQKDFCNRHENTVTDFLLEVCNRCPNLLSLTLSGCGHVTDDCILLLLKNCTNLRTLKLENCVRITDQTLEAVTLYGSSLQTLHVDFCRNITQTGLERVREKCPSVTLRAERSANMIPDNKPGKKLMLEKASRKLVQL, encoded by the exons ATGCATATCACCCAGCTCAATCGGGAATGCCTTTtacatctattttcttttctggacaAAAACAGTAGGAAAAGTTTAGCAAAAACATGTCACAAGTTGCTAGAAGTGTTCCAGGATCCGGTACTGTGGTCTCTGTTGAACTTTCATTCTCCAGTGGAACTAAAGAAGGATAATTTCCTCTTGGGAcctgctttaaaatacttatcCATCTGCTGGTATTCAGAGAGAGTCAAGGTGTGTAACATTGAGGACTGGATGAAAAACAATTTCCAGAAAGACTTCTGTAACAGGCATGAGAACACTGTCACTGACTTTTTACTAGAAGTTTGCAACAG ATGTCCAAACCTGCTATCTCTGACCCTCTCGGGCTGTGGCCATGTTACAGACGActgcatcctgctgcttctcaagAACTGCACAAACCTCAGGACACTCAAACTGGAAAACTGTGTGCGGATCACTGACCAGACCCTGGAAGCAGTAACCCTCTATGGGAGCTCACTGCAAACGCTCCACGTGGATTTTTGCCGGAACATAACACAAACTGGTCTAGAGAGAGTCAGGGAAAAGTGCCCTTCAGTAACGCTGAGAGCGGAGAGGAGTGCTAATATGATTCCAGACAATAAGCCAGGAAAAAAGTTGATGCTTGAAAAAGCATCAAGAAAATTGGTTCAGCTTTAA